The nucleotide window ACGCTCCGGGCCCGCGCCTCCCCGACCCCGTCGACCGTCTGCAGGTCGTCCACGCTCGCGGCAAGCAGCTTCTGCAGACCGCCGAAGTGCTCCACCAGCCGCTCGATGATCGCCCCCGGCAGCCGCGGCACCTTCGCCAGCAGCCGGAATCCGCGCGGCGACACCGCGGAGTCCAGCGTCTCGGGCGAGCCGCTGTACCCCAAGGCGCGGGCGACGACCGGCAGTTCCAGCAGTTCCGGATGGGACAGCGCGTCCAGCTCGGTCAGCGCCTCGGCGACCGTACGGGATCGTTTCGCCGTCGGTTCCGGCACGTAGTCGCGCACGACGAGCTCCCGCTCCGGCTCCACGCCCGCGATCAGCTCGTCCAGCTGGAGGGAGAGCAGCCGGCCGTCGGTGCCCAGCTCCACCACGTACTCGGCGATCTCCGTCGCGATCCTGCGGACCATCTCCAGGCGCTGGGCGACGGCCGTCACGTCCCGGACGGTCACCAGGTCCTCGATCTCCAGCGCGGAGAGCGTGCCGGCGACCTCGTCCAGCCGGAGCTTGTACCGCTCCAGCGTGGCGAGCGCCTGATTGGCACGCGACAGGATCGTGGAGGACTCCTCCAGGACCCTGCGCTCCCCGTCCACGTACAGCGCGATCAGACGCATCGACTGCGACACCGACACGACCGGGAAACCGCAGGCCTTCGAGACCCGGTCCGCCGTGCGGTGCCGGGTGCCGGTCTCCTCCGTGGGGATCGACGCGTCCGGAACCAGCTGCACGCCGGCCCGCAGGATCTTCGTCATGTCCTTGTCGAGGATCAGCGCACCGTCGAGCTTGCACAGCTCACGCAGCCGCGTAGCGGTGAATTCCACGTCCAGCACGAATCCGCCGGTACACATGGATTCGACGGTCTTGTCCATGCCGAGAACGATCAGCCCGCCGGTATTGCCCCGGAGGATGCGCTCCAGACCGTCCCGCAGGGCCATTCCGGGCGCGACCGCGCTCAACGAGGCGCGCATCAGCGCCTCGTTACCGGTGCCTTGGCCGGACTTTCCGGGCGATGCCGCCCGGTCGTTGGCTGCCACTGCACTCCTCCGGTCACAGGTTTGCGATGCCCTTGCGTCCCTCATACCGTTCGTACGGGCGGGCGAGACCAGGGCAAAGTCTACCGGCGCGCGTTGTCCTCCTGTGGTCCCTCCGGACGAGACCGGCGCGGGAGCACTCTGAGGGCATCGCCTATATCGGCGACTTCCGTGACTTTCATACCGGACGGCACCTTCCCCGGGTCGCTCGGCACGAGTGCGTGCGTGAATCCCAGGCGGTACGCCTCGGCCAGTCGTCGCTGCACCCCCGTCACCCGTCTGACCTCGCCCGCAAGGCCCACCTCACCGATCGCGAC belongs to Streptomyces finlayi and includes:
- the disA gene encoding DNA integrity scanning diadenylate cyclase DisA codes for the protein MAANDRAASPGKSGQGTGNEALMRASLSAVAPGMALRDGLERILRGNTGGLIVLGMDKTVESMCTGGFVLDVEFTATRLRELCKLDGALILDKDMTKILRAGVQLVPDASIPTEETGTRHRTADRVSKACGFPVVSVSQSMRLIALYVDGERRVLEESSTILSRANQALATLERYKLRLDEVAGTLSALEIEDLVTVRDVTAVAQRLEMVRRIATEIAEYVVELGTDGRLLSLQLDELIAGVEPERELVVRDYVPEPTAKRSRTVAEALTELDALSHPELLELPVVARALGYSGSPETLDSAVSPRGFRLLAKVPRLPGAIIERLVEHFGGLQKLLAASVDDLQTVDGVGEARARSVREGLSRLAESSILERYV